The Xiphophorus couchianus chromosome 5, X_couchianus-1.0, whole genome shotgun sequence genome includes a region encoding these proteins:
- the LOC114144127 gene encoding pituitary tumor-transforming gene 1 protein-interacting protein, with product MSMFLPGKATMTFYVLSVVGLLLVSFVSQGKCQTTAPPPPPCSINKNCDSCVPHAKCLWCFTTNNCTDYPVTWLLPPASLCPLSQARWGVCWLNFEALIIALAVVAGTILISISVCCCCCCCCKRRRPGPDRDEERFARRREEIRQRAEERKVERQSKHDEIRRKYGLMGDSDHPYSKFENE from the exons ATGTCCATGTTTCTACCGGGCAAAGCTACTATGACCTTTTATGTGTTGTCTGTTGTTGGGCTGCTACTTGTTAGCTTTGTTAGCCAGGGCAAATGCCAAACAACTGCACCGCCACCACCCC CATGTTCCATCAACAAGAACTGTGACAGCTGTGTTCCTCATGCTAAG TGTCTCTGGTGTTTTACCACCAACAACTGCACAGATTACCCCGTGACCTGGCTGTTGCCCCCAGCATCGCTGTGCCCGCTGTCTCAGGCCCGGTGGGGGGTGTGCTGGT tgaACTTTGAAGCGCTGATCATCGCCCTGGCAGTGGTAGCCGGAACCATCCTGATCAGCATCAgcgtctgctgctgctgttgctgctgctgcaagagACGACGCCCAGG GCCTGACAGAGATGAGGAGAGATTTGccaggaggagagaggagatcAGACAGCGCGCTGAGGAACG GAAGGTGGAGAGACAGTCAAAACACGATGAGATCCGGAGAAAGTATG GCCTGATGGGGGACTCGGACCACCCATACAGCAAGTTTGAGAACGAGTGA